Proteins encoded in a region of the Streptomyces sp. NBC_00258 genome:
- a CDS encoding MBL fold metallo-hydrolase, whose amino-acid sequence MKLTKKSHACVRLEKDGRTLVIDPGVFSEEDAAVGVDAILVTHEHPDHFSEGHLRAGLEANPGAEIWTLKSVADQLSAAFPGRVHTVGHGDTFTAAGFDVRVHGELHAVIHPDIPRITNVGYLVDGGRVFHPGDALTVPDHPVETLMLPVMAPWNKISEVIDYVREVKPQRAYDIHDALLTDLALPIYGRQIGALGGSEHLRLAPGETAEL is encoded by the coding sequence ATGAAGCTCACCAAGAAGTCGCACGCCTGCGTCCGCCTGGAGAAGGACGGCCGCACGCTCGTCATCGATCCCGGCGTCTTCAGCGAGGAGGACGCCGCGGTCGGCGTGGACGCGATCCTCGTCACGCACGAGCACCCCGACCACTTCAGCGAGGGGCACCTGCGCGCCGGTCTGGAGGCCAACCCGGGCGCGGAGATCTGGACCCTGAAGTCCGTCGCCGACCAGCTCTCGGCCGCGTTCCCGGGCCGGGTGCACACCGTCGGCCACGGCGACACGTTCACCGCCGCGGGCTTCGACGTGCGGGTGCACGGCGAACTGCACGCCGTGATCCACCCGGACATCCCGCGCATCACGAACGTCGGCTACCTCGTCGACGGCGGCCGCGTCTTCCACCCAGGCGACGCCCTCACCGTCCCCGACCACCCGGTCGAGACGCTGATGCTCCCGGTCATGGCCCCCTGGAACAAGATCTCCGAGGTCATCGACTACGTTCGCGAGGTCAAGCCGCAGCGCGCGTACGACATCCACGACGCCCTGCTCACCGACCTCGCGCTGCCCATCTACGGCCGCCAGATCGGCGCCCTGGGCGGCTCCGAGCACCTGCGGCTGGCCCCGGGGGAGACCGCCGAACTCTGA
- a CDS encoding sugar kinase translates to MTASLPRQASPPDEPPRPAEDRGHMIRRRALTLLIIVLLIGVPAGYLVISANQSRDSGKDKEEKYSATGLTPGWPSRVQRRLYRIPIPGASAEVAYYETNNWKTSRLYVQFLTSDEGLDKFLKTIGTSRAALKKHDIAIGARDRRVVGWEFTGPGPWSGLTHAHKNPTPTQDIVVDWAKPGHPMVYVVSRTTP, encoded by the coding sequence GTGACGGCCTCGCTGCCGCGCCAGGCCTCGCCCCCGGACGAGCCACCGCGGCCGGCCGAGGACCGCGGCCACATGATCCGCCGCCGCGCCCTGACACTGCTGATCATCGTGCTGCTCATCGGTGTCCCGGCCGGCTACCTGGTGATCTCCGCCAACCAGAGCCGCGACAGCGGCAAGGACAAGGAGGAGAAGTACTCGGCGACCGGCCTCACCCCGGGCTGGCCCTCACGCGTCCAGCGCCGCCTCTACCGGATCCCCATCCCGGGGGCCTCGGCCGAGGTCGCGTACTACGAGACGAACAACTGGAAGACCAGCCGTCTCTACGTCCAGTTCCTCACCAGCGACGAGGGCCTGGACAAGTTCCTCAAGACGATCGGCACCAGCCGTGCCGCCCTGAAGAAGCACGACATCGCCATCGGCGCCCGCGACCGGCGGGTCGTCGGCTGGGAGTTCACCGGCCCCGGCCCCTGGTCGGGTCTCACCCACGCGCACAAGAACCCGACGCCCACCCAGGACATCGTCGTGGACTGGGCGAAGCCCGGCCACCCCATGGTCTACGTGGTCTCCAGAACGACACCCTGA
- a CDS encoding exodeoxyribonuclease III — protein MRIATWNVNSITARLPRLLAWLESSGTDVLCLQEAKVAAEKFPVTELRELGYEAAVHATGRWNGVAVISRVGLEDVVKGLPGDPGYDGAEEPRAVSATCGPVRVWSVYVPNGREVDHAHYAYKLQWFEALKAAVAGDAAGSRPFAVLGDYNVAPTDDDVYDVAAFEGLTHVTPAERAALASLREAGLADVVPRPLKYDHPYTYWDYRQLAFPKNRGMRIDLVYGNEPFAKAVTDSYVDREERKGKGASDHAPVVVDLDV, from the coding sequence ATGCGTATCGCCACCTGGAACGTGAACTCGATCACCGCCCGTCTCCCGAGGCTCCTGGCCTGGCTGGAGAGCAGCGGCACGGACGTGCTGTGCCTCCAGGAGGCCAAGGTCGCCGCCGAGAAGTTCCCGGTCACCGAGCTGCGCGAGCTGGGCTACGAGGCGGCGGTCCACGCGACCGGCCGGTGGAACGGCGTGGCGGTGATCTCCCGCGTAGGCCTCGAAGACGTCGTCAAGGGCCTGCCCGGCGACCCCGGATACGACGGCGCCGAGGAGCCCCGAGCGGTCTCCGCGACCTGCGGCCCGGTCCGTGTCTGGTCGGTCTACGTGCCGAACGGCCGCGAGGTGGACCACGCGCACTACGCGTACAAGCTCCAGTGGTTCGAGGCCCTGAAGGCCGCGGTCGCGGGCGACGCGGCCGGCAGCCGCCCGTTCGCGGTGCTGGGCGACTACAACGTGGCACCGACGGACGACGACGTCTACGACGTGGCCGCCTTCGAGGGCCTCACCCACGTCACCCCGGCCGAGCGCGCCGCCCTCGCCTCCCTGCGCGAGGCCGGCCTCGCGGACGTGGTCCCGCGCCCCCTCAAGTACGACCACCCGTACACGTACTGGGACTACCGCCAGCTCGCCTTCCCCAAGAACCGCGGCATGCGCATCGACCTCGTCTACGGCAACGAGCCGTTCGCCAAGGCCGTGACCGACTCCTACGTGGACCGAGAGGAACGCAAGGGCAAGGGCGCCTCGGACCACGCCCCGGTGGTCGTCGACCTGGACGTGTAG
- a CDS encoding DEAD/DEAH box helicase yields MSVAETRAAVGTEPGVSVRLAAVFLPAALPRDGRIAFWDPEGDAPLPGPDTELTVVRRHGSGVRRASVPALTLPVVEALPLLVRARRDPAAHPATACWGAAALHALRLVARGRLLPGLTPDGFDAWRAGPLDPDDIAHLRAVAASLPYEGHAVPLPGRGPLQLPDREALMRAFVDAVADALPRTAAAPYATGKPFAAAGPQRLRGAQDWAAEVAAGMDAGVRISLRLDLSAYELFDDSEGARRAGAAVVQVHSLADPTLVVDAAALWAGAADTAFGPRARVDAALAVRRAARVWPPLDRLSARDVPDVLALSEDELSDLLGVAATRLGAAGVAVHWPRDLAQDLSAAAVVRSAPGSATDGTGFFESEELLQFRWQLALGGDPLSEAEMDALAEAHRPVVRLRDQWVLVDPALVRKARKRELGLLDPVDALSVALTGSAEVDGETVEAVPVGALAALRDRLTAGLRPAEPPPALKATLRDYQLRGLAWLDLMTSLGLGGCLADDMGLGKTVTLIALHLKRARTEPTLVICPASLLGNWQREIERFAPGVPVRRYHGPGRSLEDMDSGFVLTTYGTMRSTAPQLSRQKWGMVVADEAQHVKNPYSATAKALRTIGAPARVALSGTPVENNLSELWALLDWTTPGLLGPLKSFRARHARAVENGEDEEAVTRLARLIRPFLLRRKKSDPGIVPELPPKTETDHPVPLTREQASLYEAVVRESMLAIETTDGIARRGLVLKLLTALKQICDHPGLYLKEDTGGHPGGGGGAARQAARSGKLALLDELLDTLLAEDGSALVFTQYVGMAKLITHHLAARAVPVELLHGGTPVAEREHMVDRFQSGATPVLVLSLRAAGTGLNLTRAGHVVHFDRWWNPAVEEQATDRAYRIGQTQPVQVHRLITEGTVEDRIAEMLASKRALADAILGSGEASLTELTDRELSDLVSLRRST; encoded by the coding sequence ATGAGCGTGGCGGAGACGCGTGCCGCTGTCGGCACCGAGCCCGGGGTGTCCGTGCGGCTGGCCGCCGTCTTCCTGCCCGCCGCCCTGCCACGCGACGGCCGGATCGCCTTCTGGGACCCGGAGGGGGACGCACCGCTCCCGGGCCCCGATACGGAACTCACGGTCGTACGGAGGCACGGCTCGGGCGTACGACGGGCATCGGTGCCCGCGCTGACGTTGCCGGTCGTCGAAGCGCTGCCGTTGCTCGTACGGGCTCGGCGGGACCCCGCAGCGCATCCTGCCACGGCCTGCTGGGGCGCCGCCGCGCTGCACGCCCTGCGCCTCGTCGCGCGCGGCCGACTGCTGCCCGGCCTCACGCCCGACGGATTCGACGCTTGGCGGGCCGGCCCTCTTGACCCGGACGACATCGCCCACCTGAGGGCGGTGGCAGCGTCCCTTCCGTACGAGGGACACGCCGTACCCCTGCCGGGCCGGGGCCCGCTCCAGCTGCCCGACCGGGAAGCGCTGATGCGCGCCTTCGTGGACGCGGTCGCCGACGCACTGCCCCGCACCGCGGCCGCACCGTACGCCACCGGGAAACCCTTCGCGGCCGCCGGGCCCCAGCGGCTGCGGGGCGCCCAGGACTGGGCGGCGGAGGTCGCCGCGGGCATGGACGCGGGGGTGCGGATCTCGCTGCGCCTGGACCTGTCCGCGTACGAGCTCTTCGACGACAGCGAGGGCGCGCGGCGCGCGGGCGCGGCCGTCGTCCAGGTGCACAGCCTCGCCGACCCCACCCTCGTGGTCGACGCCGCGGCCCTGTGGGCGGGCGCCGCCGACACGGCGTTCGGACCGCGTGCCCGTGTCGACGCCGCTCTGGCCGTGCGCCGCGCGGCCCGCGTCTGGCCGCCTCTCGACCGGCTGTCCGCACGGGACGTGCCGGACGTGCTCGCGCTGTCCGAGGACGAGTTGTCCGACCTGCTCGGCGTCGCCGCGACCCGCCTCGGCGCGGCCGGGGTCGCCGTGCACTGGCCCCGCGACCTCGCCCAGGACCTGAGCGCGGCGGCGGTCGTCCGTTCCGCGCCAGGCTCGGCCACGGACGGCACGGGCTTCTTCGAGAGCGAGGAACTGCTCCAGTTCCGCTGGCAGTTGGCGCTCGGCGGCGACCCCCTTTCCGAGGCCGAGATGGACGCGCTCGCCGAGGCACACCGTCCTGTCGTGCGGCTGCGGGACCAGTGGGTACTCGTCGACCCGGCCCTCGTCCGCAAGGCGCGCAAGCGCGAACTGGGTCTGCTCGACCCGGTCGACGCCCTCTCCGTGGCCCTCACCGGCAGCGCGGAGGTCGACGGCGAGACGGTCGAGGCGGTGCCGGTCGGCGCGCTGGCCGCACTGCGCGACCGGCTGACGGCCGGACTGCGGCCCGCCGAACCGCCGCCCGCCCTGAAGGCCACCCTCCGGGACTACCAACTCCGCGGACTGGCCTGGCTCGACCTCATGACCTCGCTCGGCCTCGGCGGCTGCCTCGCCGACGACATGGGGCTCGGCAAGACCGTCACCCTCATCGCGCTGCACCTGAAGCGGGCGCGCACCGAGCCGACCCTCGTGATCTGCCCCGCCTCGCTGCTCGGCAACTGGCAGCGGGAGATCGAGCGGTTCGCCCCGGGCGTGCCCGTGCGCCGTTACCACGGACCGGGCCGCTCCCTGGAGGACATGGACAGCGGATTCGTCCTCACCACCTACGGGACGATGCGGTCGACGGCACCGCAGCTCTCCCGCCAGAAGTGGGGCATGGTCGTCGCGGACGAGGCCCAGCACGTCAAGAACCCGTACTCGGCGACGGCCAAGGCCCTGCGGACGATCGGCGCACCGGCCAGGGTCGCCCTGAGCGGCACCCCCGTGGAGAACAACCTCTCCGAACTGTGGGCACTGCTCGACTGGACGACTCCGGGACTGCTCGGTCCGCTGAAGTCCTTCCGCGCCCGGCACGCGCGCGCGGTGGAGAACGGCGAGGACGAGGAAGCCGTGACCCGCCTAGCACGGCTGATCAGGCCCTTCCTCCTCCGCCGCAAGAAGTCCGACCCCGGCATCGTCCCCGAGCTCCCTCCCAAGACGGAGACGGACCACCCCGTCCCCCTCACCCGCGAACAGGCCTCCTTGTACGAGGCCGTGGTCCGCGAGTCGATGCTGGCGATCGAGACCACCGACGGCATCGCCCGGCGCGGTCTGGTCCTCAAGCTCCTCACCGCGCTCAAGCAGATCTGCGACCACCCCGGGCTGTACCTGAAGGAGGACACCGGCGGGCACCCCGGCGGCGGAGGAGGGGCCGCCCGTCAGGCCGCCCGATCCGGCAAACTCGCCCTCCTGGACGAGCTGTTGGACACGCTGCTCGCCGAGGACGGCTCGGCGCTCGTCTTCACGCAGTACGTGGGGATGGCCAAGCTGATCACCCACCATCTCGCGGCGCGCGCGGTCCCCGTCGAACTCCTTCACGGTGGTACGCCGGTGGCGGAGCGCGAGCACATGGTCGACCGTTTCCAGAGCGGGGCGACGCCGGTCCTCGTCCTCTCCCTCAGGGCGGCCGGCACGGGCCTCAACCTCACGCGCGCGGGCCATGTCGTCCACTTCGACCGCTGGTGGAACCCGGCCGTGGAGGAGCAGGCCACCGACCGCGCCTACCGCATCGGCCAGACCCAGCCCGTCCAGGTCCACAGGCTCATCACCGAGGGCACCGTCGAGGACCGTATCGCCGAGATGCTCGCCTCCAAGCGAGCACTGGCCGACGCGATCCTCGGCTCCGGCGAGGCATCCCTGACGGAACTGACCGACCGTGAGCTGTCCGACCTGGTCTCGCTGAGGAGGTCGACGTGA
- the pcaDC gene encoding bifunctional 3-oxoadipate enol-lactonase/4-carboxymuconolactone decarboxylase PcaDC, whose product MKSPALQYRFDGPEDAPVLILGPSLGTTWHMWDRQVPELAKQWRVFRFDLPGHGGAPAYPAGSVTELAERLLATLDGLGVQRFGYAGCALGGAVGAELALRHPERLASLTLIAASPRFGTADEFRQRGVIVRTNGLDPIARTSPERWFTQGFAAAQPAITEWAVQMVRTTDPGCYIAACEALASFDIHAELGRIGVPTLVLVGSDDQVTGPAEARTLVAGIPDARLAVVPGASHLVPVEQPAAVTDLLVRHFSTAWQQPAYDSSTGQMAVVVPQASPVVAAPQQMSPVAEIAPAAQPEAVLGRPDPYDAGIKVRREVLGDAHVDRAMAQADEFSGDFQEFITRYAWGEIWDRPGLDRRSRSCVTLTALVAGGHLDELAFHTRAALRNGLTPVEIKEVLLQAAVYCGVPAANSAFKVAQQVIREETTPQE is encoded by the coding sequence ATGAAGTCCCCAGCCCTCCAGTACCGCTTCGACGGCCCGGAAGACGCCCCCGTGCTCATCCTCGGTCCCTCGCTCGGTACGACCTGGCACATGTGGGACCGGCAGGTCCCGGAGCTGGCCAAGCAATGGCGGGTCTTCCGCTTCGACCTGCCGGGCCACGGCGGCGCGCCCGCCTACCCGGCCGGTTCCGTCACCGAGCTCGCCGAGCGGCTGCTCGCCACGCTCGACGGGCTCGGCGTCCAGCGGTTCGGGTACGCGGGCTGCGCGCTCGGCGGTGCCGTCGGAGCCGAGCTCGCGCTGCGCCACCCGGAGCGCCTCGCCTCGCTCACGCTGATCGCGGCCTCGCCACGCTTCGGCACGGCCGACGAATTCCGGCAGCGCGGCGTGATCGTACGGACGAACGGCCTGGACCCGATCGCGCGGACGTCCCCGGAGCGCTGGTTCACCCAGGGCTTCGCCGCTGCGCAGCCCGCGATCACCGAGTGGGCCGTGCAGATGGTGCGCACCACGGACCCGGGCTGCTACATCGCCGCGTGCGAGGCGCTCGCCTCGTTCGACATCCATGCCGAGCTGGGCCGTATCGGGGTGCCGACGCTCGTCCTGGTCGGCTCCGACGACCAGGTCACCGGCCCCGCCGAGGCTCGCACCCTGGTCGCCGGCATACCGGACGCCCGCCTCGCCGTCGTACCCGGCGCCTCGCACCTGGTCCCCGTGGAACAGCCCGCCGCGGTCACGGACCTTCTCGTACGGCACTTCTCCACGGCCTGGCAGCAGCCCGCCTACGACTCGTCCACCGGGCAGATGGCGGTCGTGGTGCCGCAGGCGAGCCCGGTCGTGGCCGCGCCGCAGCAGATGTCGCCCGTCGCCGAGATCGCCCCCGCCGCGCAGCCCGAGGCGGTCCTGGGCAGACCCGACCCGTACGACGCGGGCATCAAGGTCCGCCGGGAGGTCCTCGGGGACGCGCACGTGGACCGCGCGATGGCCCAGGCGGACGAGTTCTCCGGGGACTTCCAGGAGTTCATCACCCGCTACGCCTGGGGCGAGATCTGGGACCGGCCCGGCCTCGACCGGCGCTCGCGCAGCTGCGTCACGCTCACCGCCCTGGTAGCGGGCGGCCACCTCGACGAACTCGCCTTCCACACCCGGGCCGCCCTCCGCAACGGCCTCACCCCGGTCGAGATCAAGGAGGTGCTCCTCCAGGCGGCCGTCTACTGCGGCGTACCGGCCGCCAACAGCGCCTTCAAGGTGGCCCAGCAGGTCATCCGCGAGGAGACCACTCCGCAGGAGTGA
- a CDS encoding SWIM zinc finger family protein produces MHGVPDAGGGEVSEPDVESSSPERSDAASGTPRPGDVAREALRAARIRAEQERTAARDKGVEGRRRRGGAESSTSTPRPTAANRRAAAQVRELADRLGDAFDLTARLERESEDGPARPDSAPGTTPPAAVRAPGDWPEGWPAGRPTPAATGPTDTDTAVAPDSAQASVDDQPPSTEPESEPGHGLGRGPKREPASTPMPTPAPSSDAAAAPRDGSIADTVRTAMARAARGSHADPDSSTTPERHPGAAPTSAPDSDATPAGPAALHSTPATLEQPRLAVPARSMAAPGRDGELRRTFPALPARPQGADGFAETWWGNAWVAALEEVALDAARLGRGKAYARAGHVDAITVTPGLVLAYVHGSRPRPYRVQIRMRTLSDEDWERFLDAAAERPGHIAALLDKDLPQSLADSGVGLLPGPGDLVPQCSCPDSGHPCKHAAALCYQTARLLDEDPFVLLLSRGRGERELLDALSRRSATLAARSARAEREPALPGVRATDALAARTLPPLPAPLPPPAHPEQPPVYPASPGGPDPFALDQLATDAAARAHALLTTGRDPVAELTLWQDAVRLAATRPGSGLTATTRALYASLATAAGRTPAELARAVAAWRQGGLEGLAVLEEPWDPPAGRFDRARPLLLAADFPAFRPWHNHLTHPRGHIQLRLGHDGLWYAYESEPGHDDWWPRGTPDLDPVGALTGLGSPTDL; encoded by the coding sequence GTGCATGGGGTACCGGACGCCGGTGGCGGCGAGGTGTCCGAGCCGGACGTCGAGTCGTCGTCGCCCGAGCGATCCGACGCAGCTTCCGGAACCCCACGCCCCGGTGACGTGGCCCGCGAGGCGTTGCGTGCCGCGCGGATCCGGGCGGAGCAGGAGCGAACTGCCGCCCGGGACAAGGGAGTCGAGGGCCGGAGGCGGCGGGGCGGTGCCGAGTCCAGTACCTCCACGCCCCGCCCGACCGCGGCGAACCGACGCGCGGCGGCCCAGGTCCGGGAGCTGGCCGACCGGTTGGGCGACGCCTTCGACCTGACGGCCCGGCTGGAAAGGGAGTCCGAAGACGGACCGGCGCGACCCGACAGCGCGCCGGGCACCACACCTCCGGCGGCGGTTCGCGCCCCCGGAGACTGGCCCGAAGGCTGGCCCGCCGGTCGGCCGACCCCAGCCGCCACAGGGCCCACGGACACGGACACCGCCGTGGCGCCCGACAGCGCCCAGGCCTCCGTCGACGACCAGCCGCCGTCCACCGAGCCGGAGTCGGAGCCGGGGCATGGGCTTGGGCGTGGGCCCAAGCGTGAGCCCGCCTCCACGCCAATGCCCACGCCCGCGCCTTCCTCCGACGCCGCCGCAGCGCCCCGCGATGGTTCGATCGCCGACACCGTGCGGACCGCCATGGCCAGGGCAGCCCGTGGCTCTCACGCCGATCCCGACTCCAGCACCACCCCCGAACGCCACCCAGGCGCCGCCCCCACCTCTGCCCCCGACTCCGATGCGACCCCCGCCGGCCCCGCCGCCCTCCACTCCACTCCCGCCACTCTCGAACAGCCCCGTCTCGCGGTGCCCGCGCGCTCCATGGCCGCCCCGGGTCGTGACGGCGAACTGCGGCGGACCTTCCCCGCGCTGCCCGCACGGCCGCAGGGTGCGGACGGATTCGCCGAGACGTGGTGGGGCAACGCGTGGGTGGCCGCGTTGGAGGAGGTGGCGTTGGACGCGGCACGGCTCGGGAGGGGGAAGGCGTACGCGCGGGCGGGGCACGTGGATGCCATCACCGTCACGCCCGGGCTCGTACTCGCCTACGTGCACGGCAGCCGACCGCGGCCGTACCGCGTGCAGATCCGGATGCGTACGCTCTCGGACGAAGACTGGGAGCGGTTCCTCGACGCCGCGGCCGAACGGCCCGGGCACATCGCGGCGTTGCTCGACAAGGACCTGCCCCAGTCACTCGCCGACAGCGGAGTGGGCCTGCTCCCCGGCCCCGGCGACCTCGTACCGCAGTGCAGTTGCCCCGACTCCGGCCACCCCTGCAAACACGCGGCCGCGCTCTGCTACCAGACGGCACGGCTGCTGGACGAGGACCCCTTCGTCCTCCTCCTGTCGCGCGGCCGGGGCGAACGCGAGCTGCTGGACGCGCTGTCCCGCCGCAGCGCCACCCTGGCTGCACGCTCGGCCCGCGCCGAGCGGGAACCGGCACTTCCCGGCGTACGAGCCACTGACGCCCTCGCGGCCCGCACACTGCCGCCGCTCCCGGCCCCGCTGCCGCCGCCCGCGCACCCCGAGCAGCCCCCGGTCTACCCGGCGTCGCCGGGCGGGCCGGACCCGTTCGCACTGGACCAGCTGGCCACCGACGCGGCGGCCCGCGCGCACGCGTTGCTCACGACGGGCCGTGACCCCGTGGCGGAGCTGACCCTCTGGCAGGACGCCGTCCGCCTCGCGGCCACCCGCCCCGGCTCCGGCCTCACCGCCACGACCCGCGCCCTGTACGCGTCCCTGGCCACCGCCGCCGGCCGCACCCCGGCGGAGCTGGCACGGGCGGTCGCCGCCTGGCGGCAGGGCGGACTGGAAGGGCTCGCCGTCCTCGAAGAACCCTGGGACCCGCCGGCGGGCCGCTTCGACCGGGCCCGCCCGCTCCTCCTGGCCGCCGACTTCCCGGCCTTCCGCCCCTGGCACAACCACCTCACCCACCCCCGCGGCCACATACAGCTCCGGCTGGGCCACGACGGCCTCTGGTACGCCTACGAGTCGGAGCCGGGCCACGACGACTGGTGGCCCAGGGGCACCCCCGACCTGGACCCGGTCGGTGCCCTCACGGGCCTGGGCTCCCCGACCGATCTGTGA
- a CDS encoding SGNH/GDSL hydrolase family protein yields the protein MRRRVWGTAVVLALVSAVVTVPATTATAESPAVSEERSLPSAPAKERPLPLERLFDNTAVSDDARPGEADFDGSGGSLSAQDLTAAGWTPGRSLTVQGARLAWPRGAAGEPDNVRADGQSVRVGGRGDALAFLVAGTGVGEESGTGVVRYTNGSRSSYRLTASDWRGGPLATKAVALPHINTPGGQLAEKARLYVVTVPLVRGREVASVELPRNTDLHVFALSVRADSRGWTGSWGASASGYTAVGPWTDRTLRLVVHTSAGGPRVRIRLDNTFADAPVRIGSATVAVQASGASPRSAPVPLSFRGASGTEIPAGAQAFSDPLAFDVPADANLLVSFHLPGTVTAAPVHSLAVQTSYVSTPGDHAGDGGPDAYTSTITTWPLLTGVDVGGGPGSVVLLGDSITDGEKSTRDANRRWPDVLAGRLLKQSVVPRYGVLNHGISANRVVSDRYTGDGVSTDTGGVSALHRLDRDVLAQTSARTVVVFQGVNDVRWGASAEQVVAGLVEIAERARARGLRVLVATIAPCEGEARCTAVVDAERVAVNQWIRDRAGSGSGFDGVLDFDVVLRDPERPARLLPAYDSGDHLHPGEAGLAALAESVDLRLL from the coding sequence GTGCGCCGACGTGTCTGGGGTACGGCCGTCGTTCTCGCTCTGGTCTCGGCGGTGGTGACGGTTCCCGCGACGACCGCCACGGCCGAGTCGCCCGCGGTGTCGGAGGAGCGCTCATTGCCCTCGGCGCCCGCCAAGGAGCGGCCGTTGCCGCTGGAGCGGCTCTTCGACAACACCGCCGTCAGCGACGACGCGCGGCCCGGGGAGGCGGACTTCGACGGCTCGGGCGGCTCTCTTTCGGCGCAGGACCTGACCGCCGCGGGCTGGACGCCCGGGCGCTCGCTGACGGTCCAGGGCGCCCGGCTGGCCTGGCCCCGCGGGGCCGCGGGCGAGCCCGACAACGTACGCGCCGACGGCCAGTCCGTACGGGTCGGCGGCCGCGGTGACGCGCTCGCCTTCCTGGTGGCGGGCACGGGTGTCGGCGAGGAGAGCGGCACTGGGGTCGTGCGGTACACGAACGGCTCGCGCTCCTCGTACCGGCTGACCGCGTCCGACTGGCGCGGCGGCCCGCTCGCCACCAAGGCCGTGGCGCTGCCGCACATCAACACGCCCGGCGGCCAACTCGCCGAGAAGGCACGGCTGTACGTCGTGACCGTGCCGCTCGTCCGAGGGCGCGAGGTGGCCTCGGTGGAACTGCCGCGCAACACCGACCTCCATGTGTTCGCACTCTCGGTGCGCGCCGACTCCCGTGGCTGGACCGGGAGTTGGGGCGCGTCTGCCTCCGGCTACACGGCGGTCGGGCCGTGGACGGACCGGACTCTGCGGCTCGTGGTGCACACCTCGGCGGGCGGGCCGCGGGTACGGATCCGGCTCGACAACACCTTCGCGGACGCGCCCGTACGGATCGGCAGCGCGACGGTGGCGGTGCAGGCGTCCGGCGCGAGTCCGCGGAGCGCGCCCGTGCCGCTGTCGTTCCGGGGTGCGTCGGGCACCGAGATCCCGGCGGGAGCACAGGCGTTCAGCGATCCGCTGGCCTTCGACGTGCCCGCGGACGCCAATCTGCTCGTGAGCTTCCATCTGCCCGGGACGGTGACGGCGGCACCCGTGCACAGCCTGGCCGTCCAGACGTCGTACGTCAGCACACCGGGTGACCATGCCGGGGACGGGGGCCCGGACGCGTACACCTCGACGATCACCACCTGGCCGCTGCTGACCGGTGTCGACGTGGGCGGCGGGCCCGGTTCCGTCGTGCTGCTCGGCGACTCGATCACGGACGGCGAGAAGTCCACGCGGGACGCGAACCGGCGCTGGCCCGATGTGCTCGCCGGGCGCCTGCTGAAGCAGAGTGTGGTCCCGCGCTATGGGGTCCTCAACCATGGGATCTCGGCGAACCGTGTGGTGAGCGACCGCTACACCGGCGACGGTGTCTCCACGGACACGGGTGGTGTGAGCGCGCTGCACCGCCTGGACCGGGACGTCCTCGCCCAGACGTCGGCGCGTACCGTCGTCGTCTTCCAGGGGGTCAACGACGTCCGCTGGGGAGCGAGTGCGGAGCAGGTCGTGGCCGGGCTGGTGGAGATCGCCGAACGGGCCCGTGCGCGGGGGCTGAGGGTGCTCGTGGCGACGATCGCGCCGTGCGAGGGGGAGGCTCGGTGTACGGCCGTAGTGGACGCCGAGCGCGTAGCCGTGAACCAGTGGATCCGGGACAGGGCCGGGTCCGGGTCCGGTTTCGACGGGGTGCTCGACTTCGATGTGGTGTTGCGGGACCCGGAGCGTCCGGCGCGGCTGCTCCCCGCCTATGACAGCGGGGATCACCTGCATCCGGGGGAAGCGGGGCTCGCTGCGCTGGCCGAGTCGGTGGACCTCAGGTTGTTGTAG